A stretch of Polypterus senegalus isolate Bchr_013 chromosome 5, ASM1683550v1, whole genome shotgun sequence DNA encodes these proteins:
- the LOC120529413 gene encoding natterin-3-like yields MRDTKMMWTLLTALTFLLLSDVCSDSASMASPVKNLENITEVPEAEAEELSVISVLKEVASPPDLNSSFMLQNTSPQRRSLDSTSVFGSTINLQWVPFTGFVPKYRVSIWNSYESRTDYVCKVKCEPGFYNPSKGSRCYYAYGGKEYYSYSFDFLVNWDNFELLEWVPGSYGSYPALAVKVCEGYDVLVGKNKYGLGKVVPKQSSFYLPWEGYQYAYYYYDVLSINKGSYSQEVTNVMYDTNKAKVLELPFEMLKMSSLDNYECQSVKRTVTLKGTSLNKYECLSINNIFTHDLTTDENHWDIQRSKMYGKSIIFSAGIPEFHSGSVSVSIETQFRTTLGKPLNISDHYKVSVEMIVDPSHSCKVKILEKKVTASIPFTARLSRFYSSGNRASTSIVGQYHGMQAENLKAVVEKCEQIPNAQPCPSEGSG; encoded by the exons atgagagacacaaag ATGATGTGGACACTGTTGACTGCTCTGACATTTCTGCTGCTGAGTGATGTCTGCTCAGATTCTGCTTCTATGGCTTCTCCTGTCAAAAACCTGGAAAACATCACAGAGGTGCCAGAAGCTGAAGCAG AAGAGTTGTCTGTTATTTCAGTTCTTAAAGAAGTCGCTTCCCCACCGGATCTCAATTCCAGCTTCATGTTGCAGAACACATCACCTCAGCGGAGGTCACTTGATTCAACTTCAGTCTTTGGCAGCACCATTAACCTGCAGTGGGTCCCCTTCACAGGTTTTGTTCCCAAATACAGGGTATCCATCTGGAATAGTTATGAATCACGCACAGACTATGTCTGTAAAGTCAAATGTGAACCTGGATTCTACAACCCGAGTAAAGGTTCAAGATGTTATTATGCTTATGGTGGAAAAGagtattattcatattcatttgactTTTTGGTAAACTGGGACAATTTTGAGCTTTTAGAGTGGGTGCCAGGATCATATGGCTCATATCCAGCATTAGCGGTCAAGGTCTGTGAAGGTTACGACGTCCTCGTTGGTAAAAACAAGTATGGCTTAGGTAAGGTGGTCCCAAAGCAAAGCAGCTTTTACTTGCCATGGGAGGGTTATCAGTATGCTTACTATTATTACGATGTCCTCTCCATCAACAAAGGATCTTACAGTCAGGAGGTCACTAATGTCATGTATGATACTAATAAGGCAAAAGTCCTTGAACTGCCTTTTGAAATGCTGAAGATGTCGTCATTGGACAACTATGAGTGCCAGAGCGTAAAGAGAACTGTAACTTTAAAGGGAACATCATTGAATAAGTATGAATGCCTGAGCATAAACAACATTTTCACCCATGACTTAACTACGGATGAGAACCACTGGGATATCCAGCGTTCAAAAATGTATGGAAAATCCATTATTTTCTCTGCTGGAATCCCTGAATTCCACTCTGGGTCTGTCAGTGTCTCCATTGAGACACAGTTCAGGACTACCTTGGGCAAGCCATTAAACATATCTGACCACTACAAAGTGTCTGTTGAAATGATTGTAGATCCTAGTCACTCCTGCAAAGTCAAAATTCTAGAAAAGAAGGTGACCGCCAGTATCCCTTTCACCGCCAGGCTGAGTCGCTTTTACTCGAGTGGCAATAGAGCAAGTACCAGCATTGTCGGCCAATATCATGGAATGCAGGCTGAGAATCTAAAAGCTGTGGTTGAGAAATGCGAGCAAATCCCCAATGCTCAACCCTGTCCATCTGAGGGATCTGGATAG